From Brassica oleracea var. oleracea cultivar TO1000 chromosome C3, BOL, whole genome shotgun sequence, a single genomic window includes:
- the LOC106333181 gene encoding uncharacterized protein LOC106333181, whose amino-acid sequence MYPRVKAKDKIFNCNQSGSCLNSNYLQSRASENKQEEDLHIIVAKIPKIYIPSVFMSESESKDMKKHIRGAEIEKKRRGAEIEPIQKPKTIPVLRPRAVVSSPDNDALIGSITKSKENKAKTGLKSNGHVSKRASQRKNIDTNVKFSHRPVATKSGTSLKDHK is encoded by the exons A TGTATCCGCGAGTTAAAGCAAAAGACAAAATTTTTAACTGCAACCAAAGTGGTTCTTGTCTGAACTCTAACTATCTCCAATCTCGTGCCTCTG AGAATAAGCAAGAAGAAGATTTGCATATAATTGTGGCGAAGATTCCTAAGATTTACATTCCAAGTGTTTTCATGTCTGAAAGTGAATCCAAGGACATGAAAAAGCATATCAGAGGAGCTGAAATCGAAAAAAAAAGAAGAGGAGCTGAAATCGAACCGATACAAAAACCCAAAACCATCCCGGTTTTACGCCCACGCGCTGTTGTATCAAGTCCTG ATAATGATGCATTGATCGGAAGCATAACCAAAAGCAAAGAGAATAAAGCTAAGACGGGTTTAAAGAGTAACGGTCATGTCTCAAAAAGAGCTTCGCAGCGTAAGAATATTGATACCAATGTGAAGTTTTCGCATCGCCCAGTCGCTACGAAATCGGGAACCAGTTTGAAGGATCACAAATGA